The genomic segment TCAAAGAGCTACGAATTCTGTTTTGCCAAACTTCCCCTTCCAGTGCCTCCGCTAGGTTTTGTTTTCATCAATCTATATCCTTTTCTTTctggttttcttttatttaatttctcttCCCCCCCCCTTCCTGATAGATCATTCGTGGAGCAAAATTCCAAGGATCTCAAGACTTTAAACCCCAAATTTCCGATCCTCATTCCTGAATGCCGTGGGATTGAGCCCCAAATTTGGGCTAGATATGGTATTTTTCTTATATCCATTATCCATCATTTATGAAGTTTGCTTTTTTCATTTTCGAGTTTTGATCTAGGAATTGAAGATCACTGCTTAAAACAACTACTTAGTTCAATATAGTGAGATTCTGGGGAATCTTGGATACGCATATGAACTACGGAATGCTTGAAAATTTCGACGGAGTGAATAATGTACTGACCCTTCGAATACAAGAAATTTTGTTCTCGTCTGTTATTATTATAACATGATAAACTGTTTGGTGGGAATAGATTTCCGTTTATGATGAATTTTGGTCTCTATTCCAAAGTTTAATGTTCATTGGGTGATGTATGACAAATTTAAGATAATCTGTCATAGTGCCTTTAGGTGGGTTTGGAAACTTAGGGATTTTAGGTTTTTAGTTATGGTAGAAAGTAAGATTTCGGGTATGTTTCTTATAGACTGTAGATATGATCACAAAATAGTGGCTGAAAACTAGACCTGAGGTTGTAGTAATTTCCTGTCAGCTGCTGGGTCATGTTAGTTTTGGGTTAATTTGGCTGCGTGATTCTAGGTGGAAATGGGTTAAGAATAACATGTAGAATAAGTTTTGTGAAAGAATACATACAATTGATAAGATTTAAGAGTGAATAAGGGAGGAAGTGAAGCGTTCTATGGTTGATTGTATAATATGTTATTGCTTTATTATATGTTTGGTTAAACCGCATGATATAAAAGATGCTTCATTCTAGATTCTTCACTGTGAATTGTGGTATTTGTGAACTCGAATCTCTTTCTTCTCTTTGTTTTTGATCATTCTTTGATTTTGCATGACATTGCATACTTGCCTGTTTTCTGGTCTTGGACAGGGGACttgaaattaaattacttaattactaTATATTATTTCTCACCATTAACTCTTTTGTGTTCCAAAATGAGGGGGTTTTGATTTCTTCATGTACCCGAGCCACAAGCCAGTGGAGAGTGTTTTTTTAACATATTCTTTTTGGACAATGATTTGTTACTACTTGCTTTTGTATTTGTTTAGTCCACGCTTGTATTGTTTGGTCTTGTATTTGGTAAAGCCATTTCTTTATTGGCTGTGAGGTATCTGAAATTTTGTTCTCTACACTGATAATACTTGTCAAGGGAAGCATTTAGGTTCACCGTTATTCATTTCCCTAAGGATAGACTTTTGTTTCGTTGTTTACCATGTTTTATTATATGAATGATCATGGGATCTGTGTGGGAAGTCTATCTTCCTTCGCACTTTTTTTTATCACAAATTACATTTGTGTCCATGCAAGATCCTTGCTAGCTACCTTAGGTAGTATAATGGGCGACACTGAGCTCATTGTCTTCCCCATGCTTTGTTCTTTGCCTGAACTGTCTGAACATAAATACATTTGTGGTATCAATCTATTGGATCCAATTTGATTTAAATGTAGATATGGGTGTTGAGAGGGGCATTCGCTTGGAAGGTTTGACTGAACCACAGATATTGAAGGCACTAGAAGACCTTGTGAAAGCAGGTGCATCCCTCAAAGCCTAATACATTGCTGGTATTGAATCGAATTATTCGAAATAAGTTGATCTTCTCTGAAAAGTTTTCCCTTTGAAGGTTTTCCTTATATTCAGCTGTCATGATGATAGTGTTGGATGGTTGTTGAAAGTTCAGAAGTTATGTTGTTCCCTTGCCATTTAAGGTTCAAAGTTCAAACACTGCAGAAACTTCCCCTGattatagaaatattaaaataaattaccaaaatttAACATGAAGATAGCTTTTGTGTTTAAAAATCTATATTTTTGTATGTGGTTTAAGACGAGAAATCAATATTAGTAATACCGATAGGAGAAgataaagagaaaacaaagtgGTAAATTTTGTCATTATGtttattgttttttatattttaattttattgaattgtaTAGTTGCTGCAATTATATTGATGATGTTTGACAACCTATATAAAAGCCAATAACCTGTTTGAATTTTATTtcgtatttatttttgtatgagGTGTATAAAACGGTCGATAATTGTCATAGAATGTATATCATATATTTATCACCA from the Gossypium hirsutum isolate 1008001.06 chromosome D09, Gossypium_hirsutum_v2.1, whole genome shotgun sequence genome contains:
- the LOC107891501 gene encoding NADH dehydrogenase [ubiquinone] 1 alpha subcomplex subunit 2 isoform X1, with translation MAWRSQLSRNLKELRILFCQTSPSSASARSFVEQNSKDLKTLNPKFPILIPECRGIEPQIWARYDMGVERGIRLEGLTEPQILKALEDLVKAGFPYIQLS
- the LOC107891501 gene encoding NADH dehydrogenase [ubiquinone] 1 alpha subcomplex subunit 2 isoform X2; translated protein: MAWRSQLSRNLKELRILFCQTSPSSASARSFVEQNSKDLKTLNPKFPILIPECRGIEPQIWARYDMGVERGIRLEGLTEPQILKALEDLVKAGASLKA
- the LOC107891501 gene encoding NADH dehydrogenase [ubiquinone] 1 alpha subcomplex subunit 2 isoform X3, producing the protein MAWRSQLSRNLKELRILFCQTSPSSASARSFVEQNSKDLKTLNPKFPILIPECRGIEPQIWARYDMGVERGIRLEGLTEPQILKALEDLVKAEGSKP